Part of the Bacteroidales bacterium genome, CTCGGAGATCTTTAGTCCGGTAATGAATTCGGAGAGGTTTTCCGCGTGGGTGCCAATGTCACCCATACAACTGGCTATACCTGCCTTTTTAGGGTCCATTCTCCAGGAGGCCTGTTTCTGGCCGGTCTCTTCCAGCTTTTCAGCAAGCCATCCCTGGGGATATTCAACCACAATCTTTCTGATTTTACCAATTTTGCCTCCTTTTACCATATCCCGGGCCTGTTTTACCATGGGATAACCGGTATAATTGTGGGTCAGGGCAAATAGCAAACCGGTTTCATTTACCAGCTTTTCCAGTTTTTTGGCTTCATTCAGATTATAGGTCATGGGCTTGTCACAGACCACATGAAAACCGTTCTCCAAAGCCATCTTGGCAGGAGGGAAATGCATGTAATTGGGGGTTACGATCGAAACGAAATCCATTCGCTCTCCCTCGGGCAACGATTTTTCCTTTTCGATCATTTCTTCATAGCTGCCATATACCCGATCATCAGGAAGGAAGAGTTCTTTCCCGGAAGCTTTTGACTTTTCGGGGCTGCTGCTGAAGGCCCCGCATACCAGTTCAATCTTGCCGTCCAATGCGGCGGCACTGCGGTGTACTGCTCCGATAAAGGCGTCTTTTCCACCGCCTACCATGCCCATTCTGATTTTTCTGTTCATAGATGTATATTTTTTGATTAGAAAATGATTCAAATGCTAAAGATAATAAATATCAATTGACTCTCCTAGATTGAATGGAAAAAAATAGGCAATGACTTGTCAGTCAAATAATTTTTTGAATATAGACCTCGGAATGGTACCGGTTAGAAGGAATACCCTTCAATTTTCAGTGAAAAATTGGAAATGAAAAGAGCATTCTTTATTTTAGCCGGAGAATAGATAGGAAAAGATCCATTTTGGAATGACCGGATCAGTGCCATTCAAAATGCATACCCACTATTATTTATCCGGAATTGGCAAAATTATCTCGAGATGGAGTTCAGGGCAACGATACCAATGGATGTTAAGAGGACTTCCCGGCTAATGAACCGAGGCCATAGCAAAAATATGGTACTGCTGGTTTTTCTGATGGTTGTTGTTTTTCCTGCTTTTACACAAAAGGAAACCGGTATCCCGTTCATCCGTAATTACAGCTCCGGAGAATACGGCTCGCATGACCAGAACTGGGCAATTGTAGAGGGTCCCGGTGGTATCATGTACTACGGGAATACCAATGGCGAAATTTTGGAATATGACGGGGAAAACTGGAGGAAGATTAAGATTCCCAACAGATCCATCGTACGTTCAATGGATGTTGATACGGAAGGCACCATTTATGTTGGGGCAGTGGATGAATTCGGTTATCTGAAAGCCAACAGTAAAGAAAAGCTTGAATATCGGTCATATATTTCTTTACTTGACAGTACTGCCCGGGGCTTTGGGAATGTCTGGCAAACTTTTGCCATGGATCATGGTGTTTATTTTTCTACCGATGCGGGTCTATTTCGGGTGCGTGAAGGAGAAGTTAAAAGCTGGCCTTCCTGTACCGATAATTTTTTTGTAGCTTATCGGGTAAAGAAATCCCTTTTTGTCCAGGAACTTGGAGTTGGTCTGATGAAACTGGAAGATGAGAAACTCAAACCCATTCCCGGCAGCGAGCTGTTCAGGGATAACCGTATCTATGGGGTACTCCCCTATAAAAAAGACAAGATGCTTCTTATTACACATGATAAAGGCATTTATGTATATGATCCGGGAGAACCCGATGAGCCATTTTATAAGGCAAAGGGATTTAAGGAACTGAATTGGTTCCTGTCACGGAATAATCCTTATCGTTGTACGGTTTTGAATGATAACAGGTTTGCCCTGGCAACACGACAAGGAGGAATCATCATAGCTGACAGTTCGGGAAATATAGAACGGATTATCAACAAAGAAGAAGGTTTGATCGGAGATGATGTTAAGTACATATATCAAGATAGACGACAAAACCTTCATTTAGCGCTTGATGCAGGTATCGCTTTTGCTGAGATTTCCTCGCCCATTTCAAAGTATGATGAACGCAGGGGTCTGGAAGGAGCCCTTTTGTCCATAATCCGCTTTGAGGATGAATTGTATGTAGGCAGCACCAAAGGCGTATTTGTACTTGAAGGAAACCGGTTTAGAAAGATTAAAGGTTTGAATGAATTTGCATGGCAATTTTATTCATACAAGCCTTCACCTTTTGAAACGTCATCTGCAGGCGATTCTCTTCTGCTGGTTGGTTCGTCAAGTGCATTCTATCAATTGAAGAACAAAAAACCTGATAAAATTGCTGATGTACGCAATGCGTTTTGTATGCTTCAGCCAGTTGAGAATCCATCATTATTGTTTGTAGGATTGAGCAATGGATTGGCCGTTTATGAATATAGGGGCGGCGAATGGAAATTTACTGATAAAATAAAAGGTGTAGATAGGGAAATACGAAATATGGTTCGGGACAGGGAGGGGAATATCTGGCTTGGAACGGCATTCAAGGGAATCATAAGGATGAAAGATGTTTTCATCAATGATACGCTTAACAGACAGCCTGTGGTTACCAGCTATTCAATGGATGAAGGTTTACCGGCAATGGACTGGAACTTTGTGCAGCGTATTCAGGATAAGCTTGTTTTTTGCACCTCCGGCGGACTCTACCACTTCGATGAAAGAAAGGAACATTTCTATCCGGATACTTCATTTGCCGAACAACTGGCAGATGGTTCACGTGGAGTACATTGCATGGCTGCCGATAAGAAGGGCAATCTCTGGACGGCCAGTATGTATCCCGGAAAAGCAGTGCCGGGAATGGCAATAAAACAGCCGGATGACACCTATACCTGGTCCGATTTGTCTTTCAAAAGAATTACCGGCGGTTTGCTATATTTTATCTATCCGGAAGAAAATGGAATATGCTGGCTTGGTGGAACGGAAGGACTTTACAGGTATGATCCGACCATCACAAAAGACTATGATCAGCCTTATGATTGCCTGGTGAGAAAAGTGACTATAGGCAAAGATTCGGTAATCTATTGGGGGAATGGGGCCAAGCGCAGGGCCGAAA contains:
- a CDS encoding Gfo/Idh/MocA family oxidoreductase is translated as MNRKIRMGMVGGGKDAFIGAVHRSAAALDGKIELVCGAFSSSPEKSKASGKELFLPDDRVYGSYEEMIEKEKSLPEGERMDFVSIVTPNYMHFPPAKMALENGFHVVCDKPMTYNLNEAKKLEKLVNETGLLFALTHNYTGYPMVKQARDMVKGGKIGKIRKIVVEYPQGWLAEKLEETGQKQASWRMDPKKAGIASCMGDIGTHAENLSEFITGLKISEMCADLHSFVKGRALEDDGNILLKFDSGASGVLHASQISVGEENNLNIRVYGETGGLEWRQQDPNTLVLKYNDRPMEVYRTGAGFDFLSENALVHTRVPAGHPEGFIEAFANIYRNFALTLGSKLEGKEPDPKFADFPTVHDGVRGMAFLESTVESSKSDKKWTPFKS